In Stigmatopora nigra isolate UIUO_SnigA chromosome 21, RoL_Snig_1.1, whole genome shotgun sequence, the genomic stretch aaatgaaacaaccctcgatattgactgaaagtcagtgtgtaATATTAaaacactagttatttgttactttgttaatagatggcaaattagaacaaatgtttttcaaatccaATATCCTTGTTTTGAgtcttttttcagagggttggaacgaattaatttgtttttatttcatttctatgagaaTTGTTGGTTTGAGTaaagagaaaatcgacatacaagctcagtctcggaacgcattaagctcgtatctcgaggtccCGCTGTGTACTGCAAACCAAAAACTCAACAGGCTTCTACAACAAACAGCATACCTGGAAACACAGTTAAACCAATGCTTTTTTTCTATCTACacatgattaaccaatattgatccttATATAAGGCGTACTTCTGAGAAAATTGATGTCTTTTagttgtgccttatagtgcagaaaatacgttTAAGAGTTTAAACACTCACGTGAGGCCTCTGGGTGCCAGTTGGATTGTATATTTGAGCTTACATACAGACCATTCCGGTAATTATAGACGCTTTATATAGCTGCGGTGTACAGCTCATggacaaaaaggaaaaatctgtGGCGCTTTGGTCAGAGTTTCTACAAGAATGCTGCAGTTTGGTGTAAACTCACACAGTGGGTCAACATGACAGAAGAAACAACATTTTCTTATGGTTTAAGGATGCGGAATTATTTGGATTGACAGTatcaataaaaaacatgaatttaaaacaattatGCAATTAGGATAGCAAcccataaatggaaaaaaaactatttagagTCGTACTGAGATGTGTGAAGGCTAACAGAAGTTGTTGGTGGAGATTCCAAGATGCACATTAAGCATATTATTGCATGTACAAAAAGATTTGGGCTCTTCACAAGTTCTTTTTTGGTTCAGGCATTAgcgaaaaacaacaaatgtgcTTAACGGAGGATGTCTTGGATATAAATGGATATCTAGCCTTTTTAGAGAGTGTTGCTCCGCCCACTAAAGGAATGTGTCTTTCTCTTGAGAGTGTTTATGCTGGCTGACCTGCTCGGCTTCCAAATGGCTCAAgaaatctttgaaaaaaatagaaaaaaacttttctacTGTGAAATATGTTAGTTTTAGATTCACAAAGAGCtcgaaaacaatgaaaaataatggtATATTTATATGGTAGTCATTTGGCGATACCACATATGGATAACATCTGAATAATTAATTGTTGATATTATTACACAAGCGATGACATGATTTCGTCTCTGATCTTCTTTGTAAATAAGTATAAATGTTATGACTTCAAACAGTGATAGAACAAATATTCTAACAAAAAAAGGAGATGTAATATGTTCTTGATTGAGTTCAAACAGTTGAGAATGATGCAGCtgaaaaaatgctcatttttatttttgccattCATTAAGAACTGATTGTAATTAATTTTTATTGAGTGCTGGAAGATCTATATaagatctgatttttttttgctatattttGTCAATAGTTTACAACAAACATCATCTGCAGGGCAGTCCTGCTTGCTTTATATTCTCCATCTGTTTCAAAATTCCAAAGGTTAGAGCGAATTTGGAGTCATTTTGAAGTCATAAACTAGATTTTGAGCAGAGAACATCCACAAAAGCCTGTCACGCCTACAAATATATATccttcttttttaatcatttttcaaaagCATATTACACCATCACACTGCACTACAGGGAATAGAGATAAAACCATTGAAAATGTGctctatttctattttttcatcttttttattaGTTAAAATGTCATGCTTGAAATAAAGCACAAGTGATCTGgcaattatattagattagatgactttattcatccggtattcgggaaatttcactgtcacagtggcaagaaggtgagaatacagacacagaaaagacATTTCAGACATAtgtaaataggtaataaaataagtgaatgaataaattaattataaaaatgaataaatacattataaatgtaaaaatatatatagataaataaataaattataaaaatgaatagataaattataaataaataaataaattataaacatatataaatacattataaaaataattacattaattataaaatataattaaatatattagaaaaatagaaaataatcattataaaaaatacaccaataaattataaaaaatgcataaataaataactaaataaaaaaattaaaatacaaataatagtaAAGAAATAAATGCCTGGTCATTCTTATTGGAGTCAAGTACAATTCCATGTGTGGACTACTCAGCTTTGCCGCACAATGACAAAGTGAGAAAACCCTGGCAATCACTATCACAATCTGGAATGcttttttgcaatgaaaaaaaggcaaagatcCTTCTTGATGTGCCAGCGGGATAGAGCGAGGAATTTTACAAGCAGCCAAAGGAAAAGACATCTTGGCGCATTGCCTTAATCATGCAATAGTCATTTAGCTTCACTTTCTCTGTAAATAGGTTCAACatcaatatccaacaaaaagtaaTCTGTCACTGCTTGTGGATCTGTTTAGACAGCTTCCTCAAAAAAATCCACTCAACAATCATTCATATTTCAGTTTTCACCCAGCaggcaaataataaaaaaatatttgaaaggtGTTATCAGATGTGACTTTGAGTCTTTCAGAGGGCAAACAGGTGCACAGTGAAAATGTACGCTCTAGAAAAATAGCTCCTGCCGCGTAATGACTGGGTAATAGATGATGACATGGCGATAAATGCTAAACTTGCATCTGGGTGGCTTGAAGGCAATGCACATTTATTATGGGCTTGCCATGAACTGTTGGCAAGGTAACCTCTAGTTAGTTAGTCGTAAAGGCTGGCATTATCCCGCTAttgaggtggtggtgggagGTGGAGCTTATCGAGCGCACAGGTGGCCCATCACATAGGACTTACACGTTTTACACACCAAAAATATTGACTAAGTAATGACTTGCGCCATGTCTCAAAAATCCTGAAATGACTCAAATGTGACTTCACGACCTGACCTGGCAACGATTGACAAATGTCACAGTTTACAGGACATGTTGAAATTCTTGTGAATAAAACTTGCGGAAACAGCCaacagcttttttaaaaagtttttttgctaTTTCCTCCCCTCATATTTCAGGTCTCAGGTATTCTTCTGTTTAAGTACTCAGATTTTTTGGCAGATTTGTATCAAACTCCAATTTGTGTGACCTaaacattttctcaaatttgttaaTAATAGCTATTTTAATCATAACATAACTATTATGAATGAATGCACTTAAGAAGACTTAAAatcaggaaaaacaaataaaaatgtaagtatgtgtatatatatatatatatatatatatatatatatatatatatatatatatatatatatatatatatatatatatatatatatatatatatatatatatatatatatatatatatatatatatatatatatatatgtatatatatatatatatatatatatatatatatatatataaacttctAAAAGGAGCAacaatattgacaaaaaatccaaactagttggtatatatttattcattcattcattcatcttgtcCAACGAGTTAATATTGTATCATCATTAAATTAGTGCTTTGCATCCATAGTACTTAAAAATGACAGCAAAATGcatacaaaaggaaaaaaaggaaaaaaatgaatttaaaaaaatagtgccAAATATGTTACTTCaataattataatcatgagtCCCTTCAAATTATATAGTACAGTCAAATGAATagagaatttaaaaaattagtTCAAATGCTGCCCCTATTCTGGCTCCGGTTCATTCAACAAAAAGGTTATCCCTTAACCTTAGTGGTTTGTCTTAACTTTCCCGTGACCAAAATGGCAATAAGGTCAACAAGTACAGTTGAAACAAACATTTATAGGGACATTTTTTGCatccaacaaaaaacacagaatgtCTCATGCCGGTCAGTCTCGTGGTTTTCATATTGCAGTAAAGTCATTCTTGCTTCTGCTTTTAGAAGCTATTCGCAGCCATTGAGGCGCTAACTACCACTGGTGCAGCATACGGAATGTCTATCATTTAGGAAGAAATGAACCTTGGAAAAGAACTGAACCCTGATGAGCATATGGGGACTTTGGCTTGtaaggaaaaaatgaatgacgGCAAACACTTCCACTGggtaattttgtcattttagtcAGAGGGTGTGGAAATGTACTTGCAGCAATCAAACGTGTCCAGACATCCAAATGTGGCCGACACCAACCACAGATGGAAAGTGCCGGCCTCTAAATTCCTTGCCCGGAAAACTGCTCGAAAAACAATAGAGAATTTTCATAAATTGCTGCAAGATTAATCAAGTTTCCATAGTAATTATTATCAGATTCACAGTAACACCTGTCAACACCTGTTGTTGTGATCTgtgttgaaataaatgaaccagaaagagtcctgagtgtTGCAATTCAACAGTCCATATTTAGGAATCTATTACAGGGGCCACCAACTACAGTCCTCGAGGGCCTCCATCTGGTCTGTTtaccatatctccctcctctaacacacctgaatcaaatgatcaaagcTCCCAGGTGACTgcgagcaccaggcgggggacaccctgaatggttAGTCAGCCAATCGTAGAGCACgatgaaacagacaaccattcacgctcagacTCATACCcaagagcaatttagagtgttcaaccagcatacCTTTAATGTttgtgggatgtgggaggaaaccagagtactcagaggaaacccacacaagcccagggagaacatacaaactccacacatgaggaccaacctgggatcaaacccaggacctcagaacaGTGATGCCGACACCCTAACCATTCGTACACTACTCTCATGAGTTTCAAATATTTCtggcttaatatcgattgtcatcataccggTTTACCCTTCATTACACCaccttgctttggacccattgtgtttcctttaattctgcactgactaacacaaaaaaaacacggaaaaaacagcaacgctccgcccagtgctcgtaaagATCTTTACACGAGTAACACGCGGCGAGAAAGACAGTATAAGTAGGCTATTGCGTCTCGGCCAACTGGCTGTCTCGTATGTTCGTGTCTCAAAatctgtctcgtatctcaaagcaaatatttgctcggaattttacttatatctcaaattcctcatatgtcagggcacttatatgtcaaggtattactgtatttaaacACTGATAGGTGGTCCTCTTCCTCTTTTAGTGGTAggaagtgcattgtgaatcagcCAGTCAGAGTTGCACACTatgtagtcattgctgtttggAACTCTACGACACTCCACTAAAATGACTGGACAACATATTTACAACACTCCAAAGCAAAAGCAGACACAGTGATGCCAGTCGGCTTTCCCATTGCGCATGGTGTTTTAAGATTGTGAGAAGCTTTGAGAAAGTTTTGTTGTCATAACGCTTCAGGATGGGTAACATGGTGCGAGGAGTGAGCGCCTGTAAAGAACTTACCAGCAGGGATGGCAACAATCTTTGGAAAGGTAAGTTCTTAAGacaaaaagcttttaaaaatcATGTTCATAATTCAAAAACAATGTGTGGGATCGCTGGTATAACAAGGAAAagcaataaatacattaaaccAGTAGGTCTCATAatatgtgttttttaatatggtCTAACCTTCAGGTTCAGAAGACGACTTGGTCATTGTGCTTGCCGATTTTCCAAATTCTGATATTGGTGAGCCTATCTTCAGGATTGGGGAGAAGCTCAATATTGTTACTAGGTATGCACATACTTGAATTTACATTTACGTTTATACTCTCATTCAAATGTACAGAGATTTTAGATTCCTCAACCAAGTGTTTCTAAAATTTGGAaggaaaacaaattatttaagGGGTTTTATGAGTGGTTGTAATGACATGGAAATCAAAATTTTAGTGAAGTTGAATGCAGGCTGGCCATTTGATGACATTTATATAAGTCgacatttatgtatatgtttattattatttattatttttatcttgatataaaaaaaatcatgctcaacaagttcaaatgaattgccaacattcatttgaattcaattcaaaggtattcaaatgttttttatataataatataaccaAACTACATTAAACACAACTAATTCAATTGACcccaaaataatagaaaatactgagtatttttgttttggatcTTTTGTTTTTACTCAAATATTTTAGACACTagagaaaagatttttttcccataatattgacaattttatatattttttagtaaaCTTATGAGTAAGCTTAACATGATCATATTGATCAATATCGAATATTTGTTctgacactattttttttccagagatgACTACTGGTGGAAAGTCCAATCACTCCGTACAGGAAAGGTTAACCTAATTCCCAAAATCCACGTGGCCAAAGTGTATCATGAGTAagtacaaacaaataaaatagaaagaaaacattatagaacaaaatatatatgaagGATTAAAGAACAGGGTGGATTTTTGGCTCTATTAGGTGGCTTTTTGAAGGTGTTACAAGGCCCAAAGCCGAGGAACTTCTGCTTCTACCTGGCAACAAACCTGGCTCGTTCCTGGTACGAGAGAGCCCCACAGAGCGAGGTAAGAAAATGCCTTATATTACTACATACTAAGAATTTATCATTGCCTAATCCATATCTTTTGGGAGTAACACACACTGTATTCAATATTTGGCACTCTCAaacatgagcattttttttctttattctcaTAGAACACTTTTCAAACCTTTCACCAGACATGCATACAATGACAACGCATGTGAGATAAATGATCTGTGTTATAGCACAGGACCACATagttctgcttttttttaaaataaaataaataaaaagcatacACTACTACAACTTCCTGAAAACAACTAGACTCAAAGCTGGGAACTTCgatatatagtggtacctcgacatacgagtgtcacgacatacgaggaatttgagatacgagtacaattttgagcaagtatttatcttgagatacgagacaaattttgttatacaagcagacagcggacacgagaggctgctcataagaaaatcatggccactgtctcgcaactccctcgtgtaatgtctctacgagcactgggcggagcttatttgctaatatgagaggagtactACTTTGCGGGTAACTGGtagtgcgttatcctattgtgaagacatttgtttgcatcattttcgtaatattttgaagggaacacaataacaaacaatCCTCGATaggttttaattcaattttagtactattaaacatattttagtactattgaaccactacttatttgttactttgttaatagatggcgaattagaacaaataaaaatgtttttccaatctaatatcctgtttttagtgtttttttcagaaggttggaactaattaatttgtttttcgtTCATTTCTacgggaaacattcatttgagttacaagtaaattgatatccgagctcagtcccggaattaattcagctcgtatctcgaggtacaacTGTAGTTGAACTTTTTAAActagttttaaattaattttgtctGTCCAGGCATGTACGTGCTGTCCATCAAACACAGTACCATACGACACTATCGTATATCTCGATTGGAGAACCATTGGTACTACATATCCCCTGGTCTTACTTTCCAGTGTTTGGAAGACATGATCAACTACTATTCTGGTGAGAGATGACAGACTGCGATGTTATGTGCCTcgacattgatttatttttcattctaaGAGTTTACACATGGCTTGTGCTGCGTGTTGAAGTCCCCGTGTCAATCCAACCAAACAGTAGATCTAACAGAGTGTCCGTCGGTTGTTATGagatgtcacaaaaaaaatgacaggtaaAGCCATGATTATACTATGTACACAGTAATTTAGTccctaaatatacatttttttaaccaggaTTCAGTTGAGCAATGGTGATATGCTGAGTTACGGTGTCAGAAACAGCATGGCTGCCCATATTTCCTTTTCTGGGTCAGAAGAAGCCCAAAGCATGAGAGAAGAAAGtaggaaaaagaaaagtcaaTCAGTTTATTTGCTCTCTGAAAATGGCCGGATGAACTTTGACTACCAAGATCTTTAATTCCTGGTCGGCCAGAAGAAATATTTTTGTCGGAAGAACTGAAATCGTAAGATTTGTTTGGAGAAGAATTCTGTCAGTTGATTTTTTAGGCATTCTGGGATTTTCTTCATCAAAATTTCCTCAAAAACTTCAGATTATTTTCTGAATCTCATTTATATAACTCAAAAATTGTGTGACATTCCAGTTATACTATGTTAGATGATTGTATCTTCACACTgtaaatattaagattttttttttttacaaaaactaatttttGCACATTATAACCACAATGTGTCTAATTAAAAATGACAGCTGTTAATCGGTGGCATGTTGAAGTATGAAGTATGATAAGTACGGCTAAAAATGTAAGCAATACTGTGAGCCAGCTGCTCTGTTAGCTATTTGGAGAACatagattttcttttaaaaactgaatgtctcttcttaaaaaaataattgtggaTGTGAAACTctcaggaataaaaaaaaaaatcacttccaGATACATTAAAACCAGTAAACGTTTCCACATATACCATGCAGCCCAATTCCCaattttaggtattttttttaataaattttgtCAGTAAAGCACCTTTAACACACAGCAACaattccttttcttttcaatgTCATGGTTTAATTTAGAGTTAGGCATGAGTTTAATGTTGTGTTGAAAGGGCCATCCAGCCaaaaaatattaacttttaattttgtatattgtttaatatcaatttattttcacatttgatttaaacatgtctttattttttaactggtACTTTTTACACAATGGCATCTACCATCTTATATAAGCATCAGAATTTATATTTTAGTGGACAAATGCTTACTTTTCTGTTATGTGAGGTTATTTACATAGTCccttatgtatatattttccacaaaaagaagaaaaaaggtttaATATTCTTCCGTACATCAGTGAAAAACTACTGGTAGACAACATATccacattttctgaaatgctacTAAAAGGGAAAGGAAATCCTACATTTTCATCCAAATCAGCTTGAAAGTTAATGGCTTTTTCCTTGTGGCCTTGACGTTTTTACAAGCTTGCATGTTCATTAAAGTAAGAGAGGAGTCGGCTCAGCGTTTTGTTTATGTAAAAAGCCCAGGATCAAATAATGTGTGCTCCCATGAAGCCAACATTACATTGTTTTCGTGTGTGACTCGTCAGCAGAAAATCTTGAAGACACACTCATGCACTCGGACACACACAGTAATGATTTTACTTGAAGTTAACGTgatcatttcagtcatttttgacCACATCCTGCACTATATTGAGTATTTTTAGTAGCACTATATGATCTATAGAAGACAACTTGGGAGTCCGCACCACAACTAAAATAATCCTACAAACCTCTcacttttgacagttttttggaGTCCCTGTGATTTGTTCGAAGCAGTATAaactaaggggaaaaaaacaaagaaagagtAAGCATGTACTTACAGGTGACACGTAGGAAAATCTACATAAGTGACAATCATTTATCTTATAAAAGACTTTTAGGccagtaaaaagtacaaatctGCGCTCAAAATAGAATTTACATAATGAAGAACCCTCTAAAGTTGTTGCACTAATCTAACATTTTCCTTAACTTGTCTGAATGTGTCATacaatttacacatttacattgaTGAATGACTGgtaaacaatttctattttgctGGATAGAACCAATACATTTAGATGTaggtatatatatttgaaaatatagaTACAGTATACACAAACTAGTAAACAAGTagtgtattttccgcactaaaAGGCACAACTTAATAGACTTAAATTTTAAGAAAAGCACCTAGTGTTCCTTTTAATCCAATGAGCTTTATATATTGATAAATATTGGTTAATCTGTTTACCACatctccatctagttgatgtagcACACAACTCTTAAACTCTACTACTATTATgaatactacaactaccactacctcTACCATTACCACTATTATGAATACTACcaataccactaccactactattaccactattatgaatactaccactactattaccactattatgaatactaccactactattaccactattatgaatactaccactattatgaatactaccactattatgaatactaccactattatgaatactaccactattatgaatactaccactattatgaatactaccactattatgaatactaccactattatgaatactaccactattatgaatactaccactattatgaatactaccactattatgaatactaccactattatgaatactaccactactattaccactattataaatactaccactatcactactattaccactattaTGAATACTACCACTACCCATACCACTACCATTACCACTATTATGAATACTACCCataccactactattaccactattaTGAATACTACCACTGCTATTATGACTATTAtgaatactaccactactattaccactattatgaatactaccactactattatgACTATTAtgaatactaccactactattaccactattatgaatactaccactaccactattaTGAATATtaccacaaccactactaccaacactaccactaccactaccaccaacactaccactaccactaccactaccactaccactactactactaatactactactactacaccaaCAACCACCACAACTATTACCTcgttttataatacagtgcaccttatatatgaaataaattgtaagataggccattcattaaaggtgcgccttatagtgtggaaaatacgtaaatacaataaaaatgtatgactatatatacataaaacatAATTGAACATGTCCAATTAATTAAAATCAGCAATCTTCAACAATCTAAggcatttcttaatacattttacaaacCTAATGATTATTACCAATGAATTTTGTCCTTTGCCTATCTAACGCATGCGAGCTGAATGAAAAGATTTGATGAGAAGAGGGAATTGAGAGGGGGAAATGAAGAAAGTGCAACTGTGTAACGGTCTTCATTGTTTAATCTCCATATCCTCTCTTGCAGCTGTCCAAACGTCTGACGTCACCTCCAGGATAGAAAAATGGAACTCTCCAAATCAATGTTTTCTTAGTCCTCCTTGCAcgttgttagtttttttttgttaattgaaAGATCATTTCAGCATTGGTAGTAAGTATACTTATTTCACCTCCGTGTAGCCTGCaacagcatatatatatatatatatatatatatatatatatatatatatatatatatatatatatatatatatatatatatatatatatatatatatatatatatatatatatatatatatatatatatatatatatatatatatatatatatatatatatatatatatatatatatatatgtacatactatacatattcatacatatacatacatatatacattttcatacatatacatacatatatacatattcatacatatacatacatatatacatattcatacatatacatacacatacatacacatacatacacatacatacacatacatacacatagatgtacatgtacgGTTGGTCTTAAGTGGTTGGTTTCAAATGATAAGACATTGAAAAGTGTGTTTTATATCGTCATAACCATTACATAATTAAACGTGCAAGGGAAATGTAGTTGGTTGGAAATAAACCGGTGGCACGGTGTGGCACGGTGAAGCAGTGTGTTGTTTCAATTCCAGGTTCGGAtcttcctatgtggagtttgcatgttctttccaggcctgcctgggttttctctgggtactccggtttcctcccacattctaaaaacatgccttgtaagctaattggacactccaaattgccctttAAGTATGGATGCGAGTGTGAatgcctccagcaccccccgcaactcttgtgaggttaaaatgattcagaaaataaataaatacatcttacATTCCAATGCTGTAATGCCATAATGCAGCACCATATTAGCACATTGTTTCTAATGCACTAACTGTACATGAGGGAATGGTGGAAACTGGGGGAAACTAGGGTCATATTATTAAAGAAAACAGACATTTACATGTGGAAAGTCTCAGTGCAGCAAAAGAAGGAGTTCACACTGTTCTGGTCTTGTCAGGCCAGCTGAGATCTCGCCCAGAACAACCAGACTGATCATCAGATGCCTTATtattcatcttcctcctcccatATCTTTCTTCTATTACCAAGGTGTTATTTGACAATAAGCATGAGACTGGCTGCTGACTTCATGTTTAACCATGTTAgtcttgtaaaaaaaaggtcattacattttattaccaCTGCCTTATGAGTAATGGTGATTAAGGGAAAATTAAGGCAGGAGTCTGCCTTAACATGCCACCTGAAACCTTTTATTCATTTGGAGTCACATGGAGGCTTTCTACATCCTCTTTggctgagtgtgtgtgttctttCCAGTTCTTTCCATCGTCACTGGCTTTTAAATGACACGTGTGAAGGAACTACTGGCAAGATTAACAAGGTGGATCATACTCATCATATGAAACAGGAAATAGCAACATGATTGATAACTAAATATGCACTCAGAATTGGAAGGCATAATTTTCCCAatggatgaaaagaaaaaaatgtgttcttgtTTATTTAATCTTTGAAAGAAGGAACAGGAAAATGTAACCAAAAGCAGCTGTTTAGGAGTCACCCACATTTAATTATGGTCATTATTAGGACTAACATGCCATTGCTAATTAAGATAATCCATCCCATTGATTTTGACCATCCAAGACAACAAGACGTTCAAGAAGTTAAAATATGTAGTTAAGTGTCTTTGATAAGAAGGCAATTTCTGTTTGCCAGAAGCAAAGTTGACTTTGGGGAAAAAGGcctgcaaatgattgatttACAGTTATGCAGTGCACGGaaagctataaaaatattgcagattaaGCAACTAATTCATCTGGATTATTTTAGTAATGGAATAAAAGGCTAGTATCATATACACGTTAAACATTGTCTATCAtttgagatttaaaaataattatggtgaattatttcataaataaaaaatattttttgttcctttctAATTACTGAAATGGCCTTAAACATGTCTCCTAttatatgcattcattttttcaatattatttgacatgttttttgagatacaagcatggCTACAAAATGAAAACTATTTGTATCTCAAAGTACAACTAGATCATGGGTGGCGAACATGAGCAACATttctaattatatatatatatatatatatatatatacatatatctatctatctatccatatatatatgtatatatatatatatatatatatatatatatatatatatatatatatatatatatatatatatatatatatatatatatatatatatatatatatatatatatatatatatatatatatatatatatatatatatatatatatatatatatatatatatatatatatatatatatatatatatatatatattcttttttcttcaagggatgaatttgagtgtgtttta encodes the following:
- the sla1a gene encoding src like adaptor 1a, which gives rise to MGNMVRGVSACKELTSRDGNNLWKGSEDDLVIVLADFPNSDIGEPIFRIGEKLNIVTRDDYWWKVQSLRTGKVNLIPKIHVAKVYHEWLFEGVTRPKAEELLLLPGNKPGSFLVRESPTERGMYVLSIKHSTIRHYRISRLENHWYYISPGLTFQCLEDMINYYSEFTHGLCCVLKSPCQSNQTVDLTECPSVVMRCHKKNDRIQLSNGDMLSYGVRNSMAAHISFSGSEEAQSMREESRKKKSQSVYLLSENGRMNFDYQDL